In a single window of the Necator americanus strain Aroian chromosome X, whole genome shotgun sequence genome:
- a CDS encoding hypothetical protein (NECATOR_CHRX.G21661.T1) produces MDHASLHSKIREFENRIRKWRQLRFGFVDSAHLIPPRRSASSDPKRFTGTTPSTSATPTHRSSSALPVGCRSSPMARKAFTLNFNGPSQAQRELDEIERRYEAVKRNSGILRLNGEVVKADFHDLEFISDIGNGSCGHVSKMSYKGHVMAVKDMARTSNKEDNKRIIMDLDVISRADASHHIVLCYGYFISETSVKVCMEVMASCLHTLLRSANRMGIRIAEGYIGKMSVSIIQALDYLKDHLNVIHRDVKPSNILLDWNGAVKLCDFGISGQLIESRAHTVQAGCPPYMAPERFDPRYNADYDIRSDVWSVGISLVELATGKYPYSHIDSEFAILAAIVRDPSPTLPMNMDFTPEFHNFISQCLQKDFQLRPKYKALLSHPFILNSESDQSHDLGILVQDVLGA; encoded by the exons ATGGACCATGCCTCACTACACAGTAAGATCCGTG AGTTTGAAAATCGGATACGAAAATGGCGACAACTCAGATTTGGATTCGTTGACTCTGCCCATTTGATACCTCCGAGAAGGTCTGCATCATCTGATCCGAAACGCTTTACTG GCACAACTCCGTCAACAAGCGCTACACCCACGCATCGATCCTCAAGCGCGCTTCCTGTTGGGTGTCGTTCGAGTCCGATGGCTCGGAAGGCTT TTACTCTCAATTTTAATGGTCCCAGTCAAGCACAACGTGAACTCGACGAAATCGAACGGCGTTATGAAGCGGTTAAAAGAAACTCCGGAATTTTGCGATTGAATG GTGAGGTGGTCAAAGCTGATTTCCATGATTTGGAGTTCATATCTGACATAGGGAACGGTAGTTGTGGACATGTATCCAAAATGAGTTACAAAGGACACGTTATGGCGGTTAAG GATATGGCTCGAACTTCTAATAAAGAGGATAATAAACGAATAATCATGGATCTGGATGTGATTTCACGAGCTGACGCTTCTCACCATATAGTTTTGTGTTAtggttattttatttcagag ACAAGTGTTAAAGTATGCATGGAAGTCATGGCTTCTTGTCTTCATACTCTTCTACGAAGTGCAAATCGTATGGGGATCCGAATTGCAGAAGGATACATTGGAAAAATGTCTGTTAGCATAATACAAGCCCtagattatttaaaagatcATTTA AATGTCATCCACCGTGACGTAAAACCGTCAAACATTCTTTTGGATTGGAATGGTGCCGTAAAATTATGCGATTTTGGTATTAGTGGGCAACTTATTGAATCCCGTGCTCACACCGTACAAGCTGGATGCCCTCCTTATATGGCTCCTGAAAGATTTGATCCTCGA TACAATGCGGATTATGATATTCGAAGCGATGTATGGTCTGTAGGAATCTCATTGGTGGAATTGGCAACGGGAAAATATCCATATTCCCATATCGATTCTGAGTTCGCGATACTTGCTGCTATCGTGAGGGATCCTTCTCCCACACTTCCAATG AACATGGATTTCACGCCAGAGTTCCacaatttcatttctcagTGTCTTCAAAAAGACTTTCAACTCCGCCCGAAATACAAGGCTCTTTTG agtcaTCCATTTATTCTCAATAGTGAGAGTGATCAAAGTCACGACCTTGGTATTCTTGTGCAGGATGTGCTGGGTgcataa